A section of the Pseudomonas lini genome encodes:
- a CDS encoding sarcosine oxidase subunit beta, whose protein sequence is MQRYSGFGLFKHSLSHHENWQKMWRTPTPKKVYDVVIVGGGGHGLATAYYLAKEHGITNVAVVEKGWLGGGNTARNTTIVRSNYLWDESAHLYEHAMKLWEGLSQDLNYNVMFSQRGVYNLCHTLQDIRDSERRVSANRLNGVDGELLDAKQVADEIPYLDCSKNTRYPVMGATVQRRGGVARHDAVAWGFARAADALGVDLIQQTEVIGFRKENGVCIGVETNKGFIGAKRVGVVTAGNSGHMAKLAGFRLPIESHPLQALVSEPIKPIIDSVIMSNAVHGYISQSDKGDLVIGAGIDGYNGYGQRGSYPVIEHTVQAIVEMFPVLSRVRMNRQWGGIVDTTPDACPIISKTPVPNMFFNCGWGTGGFKATPGSGNVFAASLAKGEMHPLAAPFSIDRFHNGALIDEHGAAAVAH, encoded by the coding sequence ATGCAACGCTATTCGGGCTTCGGCCTCTTCAAACACTCCCTCAGCCATCACGAAAACTGGCAGAAGATGTGGCGCACGCCGACCCCTAAAAAGGTCTACGACGTGGTCATCGTCGGCGGTGGCGGGCATGGTCTGGCGACCGCCTACTACTTGGCCAAGGAACACGGCATCACCAACGTGGCTGTGGTCGAGAAAGGCTGGCTGGGCGGCGGTAACACCGCGCGCAACACCACCATCGTTCGCTCCAACTACCTGTGGGACGAATCGGCGCACCTGTACGAACACGCGATGAAATTGTGGGAAGGCCTGTCCCAGGACCTGAACTACAACGTGATGTTCTCCCAGCGTGGCGTTTACAACCTGTGCCACACCCTGCAGGACATCCGTGATTCCGAGCGTCGTGTCAGCGCCAACCGCCTCAACGGCGTGGACGGCGAACTGCTTGATGCCAAACAGGTAGCCGACGAGATTCCGTACCTCGACTGCTCCAAGAACACTCGCTACCCGGTGATGGGCGCAACTGTCCAGCGTCGCGGCGGCGTGGCTCGTCACGATGCCGTGGCGTGGGGTTTTGCCCGTGCCGCCGACGCCTTGGGTGTGGACCTGATCCAGCAGACCGAAGTGATCGGCTTCCGCAAGGAAAACGGCGTGTGCATCGGTGTTGAAACCAACAAAGGCTTCATCGGCGCCAAGCGCGTTGGTGTGGTTACCGCCGGTAACTCCGGGCACATGGCCAAACTCGCCGGTTTCCGTCTGCCGATCGAATCGCACCCGCTGCAAGCGCTGGTGTCCGAGCCGATCAAGCCGATTATCGACAGCGTGATCATGTCCAACGCCGTACACGGTTACATCAGCCAGTCCGACAAGGGCGACCTGGTGATCGGCGCCGGTATCGACGGTTACAACGGCTACGGCCAGCGCGGTTCGTACCCGGTGATCGAACACACCGTTCAGGCCATCGTCGAGATGTTCCCGGTGTTGTCCCGCGTACGCATGAACCGTCAGTGGGGCGGCATCGTCGACACCACGCCGGATGCGTGCCCGATCATTTCGAAAACACCGGTACCGAACATGTTCTTCAACTGCGGTTGGGGCACCGGTGGCTTCAAGGCAACACCTGGCTCGGGCAACGTATTTGCCGCCAGCCTGGCCAAGGGTGAAATGCACCCATTGGCCGCACCTTTCTCCATCGACCGTTTCCACAACGGTGCGTTGATCGACGAACACGGCGCTGCTGCGGTTGCCCACTAA
- the glyA gene encoding serine hydroxymethyltransferase encodes MFSKQDQIKGYDDALLAAMNAEEQRQEDHIELIASENYTSKRVMEAQGSGLTNKYAEGYPGKRYYGGCEHVDKVEALAIERAKQLFGADYANVQPHSGSSANSAVYLALLQAGDTILGMSLAHGGHLTHGAKVSSSGKLYNAVQYGIDTKTGLIDYDEVERLAVECKPKMIVAGFSAYSKTLDFPRFRQIADKVGALLFVDMAHVAGLVAAGLYPNPLPYADVVTTTTHKTLRGPRGGLILCKSNEEIEKKLNAAVFPGAQGGPLMHVIAGKAVCFKEALEPGFKAYQQQVIDNAQAMASVFIKRGYDVVSGGTDNHLFLVSLIRQGLTGKEADAALGRAHITVNKNAVPNDPQSPFVTSGLRIGTPAVTTRGFKVTQCVTLAGWICDILDNLGDADVEANVAQQVAALCADFPVYR; translated from the coding sequence ATGTTCAGCAAGCAAGACCAGATCAAGGGTTACGACGATGCACTGCTGGCGGCGATGAATGCCGAGGAGCAACGCCAGGAAGATCACATCGAGCTGATCGCGTCAGAGAACTACACCAGCAAGCGCGTGATGGAAGCGCAAGGCAGCGGCCTGACCAACAAATACGCCGAAGGCTATCCGGGCAAACGCTACTACGGTGGCTGCGAGCACGTCGACAAAGTTGAAGCCTTGGCCATTGAACGCGCCAAGCAACTGTTCGGCGCCGATTACGCCAACGTCCAGCCGCATTCCGGCTCTTCGGCCAACAGCGCCGTGTACCTGGCCCTGCTGCAAGCCGGCGACACCATTCTGGGCATGAGCCTGGCCCATGGCGGTCACTTGACCCACGGCGCCAAAGTGTCGTCCTCGGGCAAGCTGTACAACGCCGTGCAGTACGGCATTGACACCAAAACCGGTCTGATCGATTACGACGAAGTCGAGCGACTGGCCGTCGAGTGCAAGCCGAAAATGATCGTTGCCGGGTTCTCGGCCTACTCCAAGACCCTCGACTTCCCACGCTTCCGCCAGATCGCCGACAAGGTCGGTGCGCTGCTGTTCGTCGACATGGCTCACGTTGCCGGTCTGGTTGCTGCTGGCCTGTACCCGAATCCGCTGCCGTACGCTGATGTGGTCACCACCACCACCCACAAGACCCTGCGCGGTCCGCGTGGCGGCCTGATCTTGTGCAAGTCCAACGAAGAAATCGAGAAGAAGCTCAACGCTGCGGTATTCCCCGGTGCCCAGGGCGGCCCGCTGATGCACGTGATCGCCGGTAAGGCGGTGTGCTTCAAGGAAGCGCTGGAACCTGGCTTCAAGGCTTACCAGCAACAAGTGATCGACAACGCTCAGGCCATGGCCAGCGTATTTATCAAACGCGGCTACGATGTAGTGTCCGGCGGTACCGATAACCACCTGTTCCTGGTCAGCCTGATCCGTCAGGGTCTCACCGGCAAAGAGGCGGACGCAGCACTCGGTCGCGCCCACATCACCGTGAACAAGAACGCTGTCCCGAACGATCCACAGTCGCCATTCGTGACCTCCGGCCTGCGTATCGGCACCCCGGCGGTGACCACTCGCGGCTTCAAGGTCACCCAGTGTGTAACGCTGGCCGGCTGGATCTGCGACATCCTCGACAACCTCGGCGATGCCGATGTCGAGGCCAATGTCGCGCAGCAAGTGGCAGCCCTGTGCGCGGACTTCCCGGTTTATCGCTGA
- a CDS encoding TraX family protein: MHMTQRDGALDLLKWLALLSMVLDHLRYVGYSIDLLYVPGRLAFPWFCLAMAANLSRARAVTTDGQWRYLGWLLLFGALSEIPYRMYIPEHDTLNVLPTLVLGLLIVRGWQHRMLQSRLLAAGALLLAALFPERLMFGFFGVLLPLAMLLVIRRPWYFSLLPGLVCLAANQWQVLYYAARLHSNVAILGIAACLIAPLLGLLLLRHAQGIRPPPMRRWAYALYPAHFFVLLALRQLIA; the protein is encoded by the coding sequence ATGCACATGACTCAGAGGGACGGTGCACTGGATCTGCTCAAGTGGCTGGCGCTGCTGAGCATGGTGCTTGATCACCTGCGATATGTCGGTTACTCCATCGATTTGCTGTATGTGCCGGGTAGATTGGCATTCCCGTGGTTCTGTTTGGCGATGGCGGCGAACCTGTCGCGAGCCCGTGCAGTAACGACCGACGGCCAGTGGCGTTACCTCGGTTGGTTGTTGCTGTTTGGCGCTTTGAGCGAAATCCCCTACCGGATGTACATTCCTGAACACGACACCTTGAACGTGTTGCCCACGTTGGTTCTGGGTCTGTTGATCGTCCGTGGCTGGCAGCACAGGATGCTTCAGTCGCGACTATTGGCGGCCGGTGCCTTGTTGCTGGCAGCGCTGTTCCCGGAGCGACTGATGTTCGGTTTCTTCGGCGTGCTGTTGCCGTTGGCGATGTTGCTGGTGATCAGGCGTCCCTGGTATTTCAGCCTTCTGCCGGGGCTGGTCTGTTTGGCGGCTAATCAATGGCAGGTGCTGTATTACGCTGCACGACTTCATAGCAATGTAGCCATCCTCGGCATTGCCGCTTGTCTGATTGCGCCACTATTGGGGCTGTTGCTATTGCGACACGCCCAAGGCATCCGGCCACCACCGATGCGTCGCTGGGCTTACGCGCTCTATCCCGCGCACTTCTTCGTGCTTTTGGCCTTGCGCCAACTTATTGCCTGA
- a CDS encoding low specificity L-threonine aldolase, producing MTDKSQQFASDNYSGICPEAWAAMEQANHGHQRAYGDDEWTARASDQFRKLFETDCEVFFAFNGTAANSLALSSLCQSYHSVICSETAHVETDECGAPEFFSNGSKLLIARTENGKLTPESIREIALKRQDIHYPKPRVVTLTQATEVGSVYTPAEIRAISATCKELGLNLHMDGARFSNACAYLGCSPADLTWKAGVDVLCFGGTKNGMAVGEAILFFNHKLAEDFDYRCKQAGQLASKMRFLSAPWVGILENDAWLKYARHANHCAQLLAELVSDIPGVELMFPVQANGVFLQLSEPAIAALTAKGWRFYTFIGNGGARFMCSWDTEEERVRELATDIREVMSA from the coding sequence ATGACCGATAAGAGCCAACAATTCGCCAGCGACAACTATTCCGGTATCTGCCCTGAAGCCTGGGCTGCCATGGAACAGGCCAACCACGGCCACCAGCGCGCTTACGGCGACGATGAGTGGACCGCACGCGCCTCGGATCAATTCCGCAAACTGTTCGAAACCGACTGCGAAGTGTTCTTCGCCTTCAACGGCACCGCGGCCAACTCATTGGCCCTGTCGTCACTGTGCCAGAGTTACCACAGCGTGATCTGCTCGGAAACCGCCCACGTCGAAACCGACGAATGCGGCGCGCCGGAGTTTTTCTCCAACGGCTCCAAGCTGCTCATCGCCCGCACCGAAAACGGCAAGCTGACGCCGGAATCGATCCGCGAAATCGCCCTCAAGCGCCAGGACATCCACTACCCGAAACCGCGCGTAGTGACCCTGACCCAGGCTACTGAAGTCGGTAGCGTGTATACCCCGGCCGAAATCCGCGCCATCAGCGCCACCTGCAAAGAACTGGGCCTGAACCTGCACATGGACGGCGCACGTTTCTCCAATGCCTGCGCGTACCTGGGCTGCTCACCAGCGGACCTGACCTGGAAGGCCGGCGTCGACGTACTGTGCTTCGGCGGCACGAAAAACGGCATGGCGGTGGGCGAAGCGATTCTGTTCTTCAACCACAAACTGGCTGAAGACTTCGATTACCGCTGCAAACAGGCCGGGCAACTGGCCTCGAAAATGCGCTTCCTCTCGGCGCCGTGGGTCGGGATTCTGGAAAACGACGCCTGGCTCAAATACGCCCGCCACGCCAACCACTGCGCGCAGCTGCTGGCCGAACTGGTGAGCGACATTCCGGGCGTGGAACTGATGTTCCCGGTGCAGGCCAACGGCGTGTTCCTGCAGCTGTCAGAGCCGGCCATTGCCGCACTGACCGCCAAGGGCTGGCGCTTCTACACATTCATCGGCAACGGCGGCGCACGGTTCATGTGCTCGTGGGACACCGAAGAAGAACGCGTGCGCGAATTGGCGACGGATATTCGGGAAGTAATGTCAGCCTGA
- a CDS encoding SDR family oxidoreductase, whose protein sequence is MSLQGKTLFITGASRGIGREIALRAAKDGANIVIAAKSATPHPKLPGTIFSVAAEVEAAGGKALALQVDVRDEIAVRQAMADASEHFGGIDALINNAGAIKLTGVQHIELKRFDLMHQINTRAVLLCSQAALPYLKKTAGHILNLSPPLNLATKWFAQYSPYTVTKYGMSMLTLGMSEEFASYGISVNSLWPQTMIATAAIEFQLGSRESFKHARSPAIMADAAYAILSSSGRSITGRLLIDEEILREHGVNEFDHYRFEPDSNDKLMPDLFID, encoded by the coding sequence ATGTCATTACAAGGCAAAACCCTGTTCATCACCGGTGCCAGTCGTGGCATTGGGCGTGAGATTGCGCTGCGGGCAGCAAAGGACGGGGCTAACATCGTGATTGCCGCCAAAAGCGCCACTCCTCACCCCAAACTGCCTGGCACCATCTTCAGTGTGGCGGCGGAAGTTGAAGCAGCGGGCGGCAAGGCGCTGGCCTTGCAGGTGGATGTGCGTGATGAAATTGCCGTGCGCCAGGCCATGGCCGACGCCTCTGAGCATTTCGGCGGCATCGACGCGCTGATCAACAATGCCGGGGCGATCAAGCTGACCGGGGTGCAACACATCGAACTCAAGCGCTTCGACCTGATGCATCAGATCAACACCCGCGCCGTGCTGCTGTGCAGTCAGGCTGCCCTGCCCTATTTGAAAAAAACCGCCGGCCACATCCTCAACCTGTCACCACCGCTGAACCTGGCCACCAAGTGGTTCGCCCAGTACAGCCCTTACACGGTGACCAAATACGGCATGAGCATGCTGACTTTGGGCATGAGCGAGGAATTCGCCTCCTACGGCATCAGCGTTAATTCCCTGTGGCCGCAGACCATGATCGCGACCGCTGCGATCGAGTTTCAGCTGGGGTCACGCGAGTCGTTCAAGCATGCGCGTTCGCCGGCGATTATGGCGGATGCTGCTTACGCGATTCTGAGCAGCAGTGGCCGCAGCATTACCGGGCGCTTGCTGATTGATGAGGAGATTCTGCGGGAGCATGGGGTTAACGAATTTGATCATTATCGTTTTGAGCCGGACAGCAACGACAAGCTGATGCCCGACCTGTTTATCGACTGA
- the gbcB gene encoding glycine-betaine demethylase subunit GbcB: MSNSFLNPVTTQTWANGRHIVRCVKVIQETWDVRTFCFMADQPILFFFKPGQFVTLELEIDGVPIMRSYTISSSPSVPYSFSVTIKRVPGGKVSNWLHDTLHEGQELAVHGPVGLFNAMDFPAPKVLYLSGGVGITPCMSMARWFYDTNGNVDMTFIHSARSPKDIIYHRELEHMASRIDNFSLHLICEKHGLGEPWAGYRGYLNHKMLELMAPDFLEREVFCCGPTPYMNAVKRMLETAGFDMSRYHEESFGATPAEARADAVEQAEQAADAPEVDAADLHQVEFTASGKSIRVAPGETVHAAAAKLGLLIPKACGMGICGTCKVMKLGGEVEMDHNGGITEEDEAEGYILSCCSVPKGDVRIEF, from the coding sequence ATGTCCAACAGCTTCCTGAACCCGGTAACCACCCAGACCTGGGCCAATGGTCGACACATTGTCCGTTGCGTCAAAGTCATCCAGGAAACCTGGGATGTGCGCACCTTCTGCTTTATGGCCGACCAGCCAATCCTGTTCTTTTTCAAGCCCGGGCAGTTCGTCACCCTGGAGCTGGAAATCGACGGCGTGCCGATTATGCGTTCCTATACCATTTCCAGCTCACCGTCGGTGCCGTACAGCTTTTCGGTGACGATCAAGCGCGTGCCGGGGGGCAAGGTGTCCAACTGGCTGCACGACACCCTGCATGAAGGCCAGGAGTTGGCGGTGCACGGGCCGGTCGGGCTGTTCAACGCCATGGACTTCCCTGCGCCGAAAGTGCTTTACCTCAGCGGCGGCGTCGGCATCACGCCGTGCATGTCCATGGCGCGCTGGTTCTATGACACCAATGGCAACGTCGACATGACGTTTATCCACAGTGCCCGCTCGCCCAAAGACATCATTTATCACCGCGAGCTGGAACACATGGCGTCGCGGATCGACAACTTCAGCCTGCACCTGATTTGCGAGAAGCATGGTCTGGGCGAGCCGTGGGCCGGTTATCGCGGTTACCTGAACCACAAGATGCTCGAATTGATGGCGCCGGACTTCCTTGAGCGTGAAGTCTTCTGCTGCGGCCCGACCCCATACATGAACGCGGTCAAGCGCATGCTCGAGACGGCGGGTTTCGACATGTCGCGTTATCACGAGGAATCCTTCGGCGCGACGCCAGCGGAAGCCCGTGCCGACGCGGTGGAACAAGCCGAACAAGCGGCGGATGCTCCGGAAGTCGATGCGGCGGATCTGCATCAGGTGGAATTCACCGCGTCCGGCAAGAGCATTCGTGTGGCGCCGGGCGAAACCGTGCATGCGGCGGCGGCCAAGCTTGGCTTGCTGATTCCGAAGGCCTGCGGGATGGGGATCTGCGGGACCTGCAAGGTGATGAAGCTTGGTGGTGAGGTCGAAATGGACCACAACGGTGGGATTACCGAGGAAGACGAGGCCGAGGGTTACATTCTGTCGTGCTGCAGCGTGCCGAAGGGCGATGTGCGGATCGAGTTCTAA
- the gbcA gene encoding glycine-betaine demethylase subunit GbcA, with the protein MDVTAKISLGDPLEPARKATAQMLQERERTFSLPQPFYSDERLFDIDMQEIFQKEWLIAGMTCEIPTKGNYLTLQVGKNPIIVIRGADGVVHAFHNVCRHRGSRLCTSEKGKVAKLVCHYHQWTYELDGRLLFAGTEMGADFDMKQYGLKPVNVKTAGGYIFISLSENPPAIDDFLSTLNHYMEPYDMENTKVAIQTTLFEKANWKLVLENNRECYHCNASHPELLKTLLEWDDVTDPRADQAFKDHVAASAAAWEAEKIPYAHASFGLRNRIVRMPLLKGTVSMTLDGKQGCAKLMGRIKNPDLGSMRILHLPHSWNHCMGDHIIVFTVWPISAQETMVTTKWIVHKDAVEGVDYDVERMRQVWDATNDQDRRLAEENQRGINSTAYQPGPYSKTYEFGVVNFVDWYSERLLNNLGAEPAPYLKGVPVQG; encoded by the coding sequence ATGGACGTCACCGCAAAAATCAGCCTGGGCGATCCGCTGGAACCCGCACGCAAGGCCACCGCGCAGATGCTGCAAGAGCGCGAGCGCACTTTTTCGCTGCCGCAGCCGTTTTACTCTGACGAGCGGCTGTTTGATATCGACATGCAGGAAATCTTTCAGAAAGAGTGGTTGATCGCCGGCATGACCTGCGAAATCCCGACCAAGGGCAACTACCTGACCCTGCAAGTCGGCAAGAACCCGATCATCGTGATTCGTGGTGCCGACGGCGTGGTCCATGCATTCCACAACGTCTGCCGTCACCGCGGTTCGCGGCTGTGCACCAGTGAAAAAGGCAAAGTCGCCAAACTGGTCTGCCACTACCACCAGTGGACGTATGAGCTGGACGGTCGCCTGCTGTTCGCCGGCACCGAAATGGGCGCCGACTTCGACATGAAGCAGTACGGCTTGAAGCCTGTGAACGTGAAAACCGCTGGCGGTTACATCTTCATCAGCCTCTCGGAAAACCCGCCGGCCATTGATGACTTCTTGTCGACGCTGAACCATTACATGGAACCGTACGACATGGAGAATACCAAGGTGGCGATCCAGACCACCTTGTTCGAAAAAGCCAACTGGAAACTGGTGCTGGAAAACAACCGCGAGTGCTACCACTGCAACGCGTCGCACCCGGAACTGTTGAAAACCCTGCTGGAATGGGACGACGTCACCGACCCGCGTGCCGACCAGGCCTTCAAGGACCACGTGGCTGCTTCGGCCGCTGCCTGGGAAGCCGAGAAAATCCCTTACGCCCACGCCAGTTTCGGCCTGCGTAACCGCATCGTGCGCATGCCGCTGCTCAAGGGCACCGTGTCGATGACCCTGGACGGCAAACAGGGCTGCGCCAAACTCATGGGCCGCATCAAAAACCCGGACCTGGGCTCGATGCGCATCCTGCACCTGCCGCATTCGTGGAACCACTGCATGGGCGACCACATCATCGTGTTCACCGTGTGGCCGATCAGCGCTCAGGAAACCATGGTTACCACCAAATGGATCGTGCACAAGGACGCGGTCGAAGGCGTGGACTACGACGTGGAGCGCATGCGCCAGGTCTGGGATGCGACCAACGACCAGGACCGTCGCCTGGCCGAAGAAAACCAGCGCGGGATCAACTCCACCGCGTACCAGCCTGGGCCTTACTCCAAGACCTATGAGTTTGGCGTGGTGAACTTCGTGGATTGGTACAGCGAGCGGTTGCTGAACAACCTTGGGGCCGAGCCTGCGCCTTATCTCAAAGGTGTTCCGGTTCAAGGCTAA
- a CDS encoding metallophosphoesterase, translated as MSLVSHWEHEYDKVKLRVHGLFTRLEMAWKKLVSELEPEEFEAIVALLQRGHDQAQYVLKHGDMPDDQPSVPWELSHGLSILHIGNASPLPQSVDELQTRVLKDGSLLGCRKWELLDLLWSEALLKWIENLRHHAPFATNPALMRMDSDVTLAIAGDWGTGPFDSHAPAVSVANQMQLAQADFTIHLGDVYYAGTRSQEDVDMVGWPMGKHGSFTLNSNHEMYSGAHGYFKELAKRFPAQQGTSYFALYNDDWLVIGLDTAYASDAINLYMDGALNKEQIDWMKDLPQRKKIMVLSHHQGFDISGHSKTALYQPVCDALGREPDYWYWGHLHNGICYAAQGGLHARCAGHGAIPYGNASELNGHARVLWSETENARDEAYPDRVLNGYVKVRLVGENIEETFIGEDGSVRWSSS; from the coding sequence ATGTCATTGGTCAGTCATTGGGAACACGAGTACGACAAGGTCAAGCTACGCGTACACGGCTTGTTCACCCGTTTGGAAATGGCCTGGAAAAAGCTCGTCAGCGAGCTTGAGCCCGAGGAGTTCGAAGCCATTGTCGCGCTGCTGCAGCGGGGTCACGATCAGGCGCAATACGTGCTCAAGCACGGCGATATGCCAGACGATCAGCCGAGTGTGCCGTGGGAGTTGTCCCACGGCTTGTCGATCCTGCACATCGGCAACGCCAGCCCCTTGCCGCAATCGGTGGACGAGCTGCAAACCCGAGTGCTCAAGGACGGCAGCCTGCTCGGTTGTCGCAAATGGGAGCTGCTGGATCTGTTGTGGAGCGAGGCATTGCTCAAATGGATCGAGAACCTGCGGCATCACGCGCCGTTCGCCACCAACCCGGCGCTGATGCGCATGGACAGTGACGTAACCCTGGCCATCGCCGGCGACTGGGGCACCGGGCCGTTCGACAGCCATGCTCCGGCGGTGTCGGTGGCCAACCAGATGCAACTGGCCCAGGCCGACTTCACCATTCACCTGGGGGATGTGTATTACGCCGGCACCCGCTCCCAGGAAGACGTTGACATGGTCGGCTGGCCCATGGGCAAGCACGGCTCGTTCACCCTCAACTCCAATCACGAGATGTACAGCGGCGCCCATGGCTATTTCAAGGAATTGGCCAAGCGTTTTCCGGCGCAGCAGGGCACCAGTTATTTCGCGTTGTACAACGATGACTGGCTGGTGATCGGGCTCGACACGGCTTACGCCTCGGATGCGATCAACCTGTACATGGACGGTGCACTGAACAAGGAGCAGATCGACTGGATGAAAGATCTGCCTCAACGCAAGAAAATCATGGTGCTCAGTCATCACCAGGGCTTTGATATTTCCGGGCACAGCAAGACGGCGCTGTATCAGCCGGTGTGCGATGCCTTGGGCCGCGAGCCGGATTACTGGTATTGGGGGCATTTGCACAACGGCATCTGCTACGCCGCTCAAGGCGGGTTGCATGCGCGCTGCGCCGGGCACGGGGCGATTCCCTACGGCAATGCCAGCGAGCTGAACGGGCATGCGCGGGTGCTGTGGTCGGAAACGGAAAATGCGCGGGATGAGGCGTACCCGGATCGGGTGTTGAACGGTTATGTGAAGGTGCGGCTGGTGGGGGAGAACATCGAAGAGACGTTTATTGGCGAGGATGGGTCGGTGCGGTGGTCTTCGAGTTAA